One Desmodus rotundus isolate HL8 chromosome 4, HLdesRot8A.1, whole genome shotgun sequence DNA segment encodes these proteins:
- the MED28 gene encoding mediator of RNA polymerase II transcription subunit 28 yields the protein MAAPLGGMFSGQPPGPPPPPQGLPGQASLLQAAPGAPRSSPSTLVDELESSFEACFASLVSQDYVNGTDQEEIRTGVDQCIQKFLDIARQTECFFLQKRLQLSVQKPEQVIKEDVSELRNELQRKDALVQKHLTKLRHWQQVLEDINGQHKKPADMPQGSLAYLEQASANIPAPMKQT from the exons ATGGCGGCTCCACTGGGCGGTATGTTCTCCGGCCAGCCCCCCGGACCCCCGCCACCGCCGCAGGGACTGCCAGGCCAGGCTTCGCTTCTTCAGGCCGCGCCAGGGGCTCCGAGGTCTTCTCCGAGCACCTTGGTGGATGAGTTGGAGTCATCTTTCGAG GCTTGCTTTGCTTCTCTGGTGAGTCAGGACTACGTGAATGGCACGGATCAGGAAGAAATTCGAACTG GTGTTGATCAGTGTATCCAGAAGTTTCTGGACATTGCAAGACAGACAGAATGTTTTTTCCTACAAAAAAGGCTGCAGTTATCGGTCCAGAAGCCGGAGCAGGTCATCAAAGAG GATGTCTCGGAGCTGAGGAACGAATTGCAGCGGAAAGATGCTCTGGTCCAGAAGCACTTGACAAAGCTGCGGCATTGGCAGCAGGTGCTGGAGGACATCAACGGGCAGCACAAGAAGCCGGCTGACATGCCTCAGGGCTCCTTGGCCTACCTGGAGCAGGCGTCTGCCAACATCCCTGCGCCCATGAAGCAAACCTGA